One Granulicella sp. 5B5 DNA window includes the following coding sequences:
- a CDS encoding phosphatidylserine decarboxylase, with protein MVRDGYLYGFALLVVAAVVWYTTHMDVLVAIPVLLAAFFLWFFRDPSRQIPSEPGLIVSPGDGKVEEADWIETSAGARLRVTIFLSVFDVHVNRVPVDGTVTLVEHREGLFLNAMRPDSAVHNEQTLITIDAGGYEVSFKQIAGLLARRIVCNLKAGDHVERGQRMGLIKFGSRVDVLMPAEVALRVKVGQRVKGGSSVLAAMPAGKI; from the coding sequence ATGGTTCGGGACGGATATCTGTATGGGTTTGCGCTGCTTGTAGTGGCGGCGGTGGTTTGGTACACGACGCACATGGATGTGCTGGTCGCGATACCGGTGCTGCTGGCCGCGTTTTTTCTGTGGTTCTTTCGCGACCCTTCACGGCAGATTCCGAGTGAGCCAGGACTGATTGTTTCTCCTGGCGATGGCAAGGTAGAAGAAGCTGACTGGATTGAGACAAGCGCAGGGGCTCGGTTGCGGGTGACGATCTTCCTGAGCGTATTTGATGTGCATGTGAACCGGGTGCCGGTAGATGGTACGGTGACGCTGGTGGAGCACCGCGAAGGGCTGTTCCTGAATGCGATGCGGCCTGACTCTGCAGTGCACAATGAGCAGACGCTGATTACGATTGATGCAGGGGGGTACGAGGTGAGCTTCAAGCAGATCGCAGGCCTGCTGGCGCGAAGGATCGTGTGCAACTTGAAGGCTGGCGATCATGTGGAGCGGGGGCAACGTATGGGGCTGATCAAGTTTGGATCGCGCGTGGATGTGCTGATGCCGGCGGAGGTCGCCCTGCGGGTGAAGGTAGGGCAGCGAGTGAAGGGTGGAAGCAGTGTTCTGGCAGCGATGCCGGCAGGGAAGATCTGA
- the pssA gene encoding CDP-diacylglycerol--serine O-phosphatidyltransferase gives MTAAEQTRQRPPARRGMYVLPSLFTAGNIAIGYYIIMQAIRGSGLGDPLNQVYFDHAAVGIVAAILFDGLDGRIARMTNTASEFGRELDSLADVITFGVAPSLLAYLWGVRQIQTGEYPIVHDRLLHFGVVVCFLFLICGACRLARFNITTNPKPRNPGRPDRKYFVGMPIPAGAGVLAAVIHFENGSPVYSQWLAMVWLALVAFTGFLMVSNWRFWSGKEIDMGTRQPMRLLVIILVVLAVMYEWHRYALMVMGLGYLMSGVLARVAYSWQRRFARA, from the coding sequence ATGACGGCGGCCGAGCAGACGAGGCAGCGTCCGCCGGCACGGCGAGGCATGTATGTGCTGCCGTCACTGTTTACGGCAGGCAATATCGCGATTGGGTACTACATCATCATGCAGGCGATCCGTGGCTCAGGGTTGGGGGACCCGCTGAACCAGGTGTACTTCGACCATGCGGCCGTGGGGATTGTTGCCGCGATCCTGTTCGATGGACTGGATGGACGCATTGCACGCATGACGAATACTGCGAGCGAATTTGGGCGCGAGCTGGATTCGCTGGCGGATGTGATTACGTTTGGCGTTGCGCCAAGCCTGCTGGCGTACCTGTGGGGCGTGCGACAGATCCAGACGGGTGAGTACCCGATTGTGCATGACCGGCTGCTGCACTTTGGTGTGGTGGTATGCTTCCTGTTTCTCATCTGTGGTGCTTGCCGGCTGGCGCGGTTCAACATTACGACGAATCCTAAACCGAGGAACCCGGGGCGGCCCGATCGGAAGTACTTTGTGGGGATGCCGATTCCGGCAGGCGCGGGCGTGCTGGCTGCGGTGATCCACTTTGAGAACGGATCGCCGGTGTATAGCCAGTGGCTCGCCATGGTGTGGCTGGCGCTGGTGGCCTTTACAGGTTTTCTGATGGTGAGCAACTGGCGGTTCTGGAGTGGCAAAGAGATCGATATGGGCACTCGTCAGCCGATGCGGTTGCTGGTGATCATTCTGGTTGTGCTGGCGGTGATGTATGAGTGGCACCGCTATGCGCTGATGGTGATGGGGTTGGGTTACCTGATGAGTGGCGTGCTGGCGAGGGTTGCGTACTCCTGGCAACGGCGGTTTGCGCGAGCGTAG
- a CDS encoding AAA family ATPase has product MRIETVAINNLRCIRRSVAHLDPYTCFVGPNGAGKSTVLCALNIFFRNIDSAPTDLASLVAQDFHLQDVAEPIEITVTFVDLNADAKLDFKEYVRQDKLVISAIARFDPATGKAEVKQYGQRLGMESLKPFFKALGDQASAKDLQALFADLEKTDPEIAALKLKTTKDGMSNGLREYEASKPDKCVLIPSEDQFYGVSKGANKLAKYVQWIYIPAVKDASEEESGTKTSALGRLLARTVNAKLSFTTDLDTLLRETRLKYQSILDANQMALDGISQSLGNRLAEWAHPQATLRVVWENDSTKAVSVAPPIAGVLAGESGFEGKLARLGHGFQRSFLLALLQELASFDDKDAPVLLLGCEEPELYQHPPQARHLAAVFERLSVQGAQILVTTHSPYFVSGENFESIRMVRRSLDNNCSSIRQYTFAELAARFASVVNKPLRNSSATSAKLHQALQPSLSEMFFTQKLILVEGLEDVAYIQAWMVLTGRWDSFRRCGAHIVPVNGKSELIRPVIIALGLEIPTLAIIDADGDKLMKTDATGVKVDNPSVRLDHERDNRALVRLLGGDEDNLFPSGVIWGDNLVMWPSDLADTAKREFIVSLGPQGEAQLEAVENKARADAGNAGDLGKNSIYIGYFLERLNKANGQSPSLDRLCEKILQFSAASTTAL; this is encoded by the coding sequence ATGCGTATTGAGACTGTCGCAATCAACAACCTTCGCTGTATCAGACGAAGTGTGGCGCACCTAGATCCATATACCTGCTTCGTCGGTCCGAATGGAGCAGGCAAATCGACGGTACTCTGCGCTCTGAACATTTTCTTCCGCAATATCGACAGTGCGCCGACAGATTTGGCGTCTCTCGTCGCACAAGATTTCCATCTGCAAGATGTTGCTGAGCCAATTGAAATCACCGTCACCTTCGTTGACCTAAATGCCGACGCGAAACTGGACTTCAAAGAATACGTCCGGCAAGACAAACTCGTTATTTCAGCCATCGCGCGTTTCGATCCCGCTACTGGTAAAGCAGAGGTCAAGCAATATGGCCAACGACTGGGAATGGAGTCACTGAAGCCCTTTTTCAAGGCTCTGGGCGATCAGGCTTCGGCAAAGGATTTGCAGGCGCTCTTCGCTGACCTAGAAAAGACTGATCCGGAAATTGCTGCACTTAAGTTAAAAACAACCAAGGACGGAATGTCTAACGGGCTTAGAGAGTATGAAGCCTCCAAGCCCGACAAATGCGTGCTCATTCCGAGCGAAGATCAGTTCTACGGGGTTAGCAAGGGAGCTAATAAATTAGCCAAATACGTCCAGTGGATTTACATTCCAGCCGTCAAGGACGCGTCCGAAGAAGAGTCTGGCACGAAGACGAGCGCTCTTGGCCGTCTGCTGGCTAGAACTGTAAATGCAAAGTTGAGTTTCACTACCGATCTGGATACTCTCCTGAGGGAGACTCGTCTTAAATACCAGTCGATACTCGATGCAAACCAGATGGCCCTTGATGGGATTTCGCAGTCGCTAGGTAACCGGCTGGCTGAATGGGCCCATCCGCAAGCCACTCTACGGGTGGTTTGGGAGAATGATTCGACAAAGGCGGTCAGTGTCGCGCCGCCCATTGCGGGTGTTCTGGCGGGCGAAAGTGGCTTTGAAGGAAAGCTAGCCCGTCTTGGCCACGGATTTCAACGTAGCTTCCTGCTCGCATTGCTGCAAGAACTCGCATCGTTTGATGACAAGGATGCCCCTGTCCTACTCCTGGGATGTGAAGAGCCGGAGTTGTATCAGCATCCGCCTCAAGCAAGGCATCTCGCTGCCGTTTTCGAACGACTGTCGGTTCAAGGTGCCCAGATTCTCGTTACAACTCACAGCCCCTATTTTGTCTCGGGCGAGAACTTTGAAAGTATCAGAATGGTGAGGCGCTCTCTAGATAACAACTGTTCCTCGATTCGACAGTACACTTTTGCTGAGCTTGCCGCACGGTTTGCGTCCGTAGTGAACAAGCCACTTCGCAATTCATCTGCAACCAGTGCAAAGCTTCATCAGGCGTTGCAACCCTCCTTGAGCGAAATGTTCTTCACGCAAAAGCTGATTCTGGTGGAGGGTCTTGAGGATGTAGCGTACATCCAAGCGTGGATGGTGCTGACCGGTCGATGGGATAGTTTTCGAAGATGCGGAGCACACATAGTTCCTGTCAATGGGAAGAGTGAATTGATTCGCCCTGTCATCATCGCATTGGGTCTTGAAATTCCCACCCTCGCAATCATAGATGCGGACGGCGATAAGCTTATGAAGACGGACGCGACCGGCGTAAAAGTTGATAATCCCAGCGTCCGATTAGATCATGAGCGTGACAATCGAGCCTTAGTGCGACTGCTTGGGGGCGATGAGGACAACCTCTTTCCCTCGGGAGTCATATGGGGGGACAATTTGGTAATGTGGCCCTCCGATCTGGCTGATACTGCGAAGCGGGAATTCATAGTCTCGCTCGGGCCTCAAGGTGAAGCACAGCTAGAAGCGGTCGAAAATAAAGCGCGCGCTGATGCTGGCAACGCGGGTGATCTTGGCAAAAACTCGATTTACATTGGTTACTTCCTGGAACGGCTCAACAAGGCCAACGGTCAGTCGCCCTCGCTCGACCGTCTGTGTGAGAAAATCTTGCAATTTTCTGCCGCATCGACAACTGCGCTTTAG
- a CDS encoding AAA domain-containing protein produces MTIALYGDLFALMHQMEAEQTSKPQELIWGVGVSSWELEAENGQIPFEYPLLTQTMEITIDDQTMAIDLRPRATDTRVELDAFVACQIVGAIEVERAAAAHLAKHKDSPVTPFDSGSYTDVLKLIAGNLDSEGVYREVLAQGEAVPAPGRHLVVTDAWVLMSRPRAINYLFDDLKRLQDKLEDGCEIYGGPLSLVTPPSDQPIEFEPISFRGLSSRGSSGAGGAPEELYFPLPYNDEQVTIVQRLKRAAGVTVQGPPGTGKTHTIANVICHYLATGKRVLVTSRGEAALGVLQEKIPEEIRALTVSLLTSDREGIRQFQGSIEAIQHRVSQINPELTRQEIARIQSSIDRAHSELITIDRKVDEIALQQLSTIEVDGVPMRAQALAELVLSGLERYGWFEDSITLSPEHAPPLFSDEAGRLREARRRLGKDLVYVQARVPSADSFPSVSALGDLHDVLVKRESIENEVREGDLLPLKANTPEVLAATRKLLVLTDEMLGVLTELEEFGDEWPFDLRTKCRQSSFASERAALESLFDDLDALIHARAEFLKAPIVFPEEGLNDPKTVEAVARAVDTGKPFGFVSLGASDAKGHIAAIRIEGRPPSTSEDWIKVQRWLGLHLQIRTFNTRWNELHQLLSVPSLSGGVGGLRQLEVVATTARKAHTLATHLDKHFLSGTRDVFERMPQTSTSITRSDLESVRQQLLRHLTFADLSRAAMQLSDFQEKLAGKSGPISDALRLFVEKALGNGDVPRERVCAQYAELMEELRRIGALANDLSSVHDSALRLEVAGAPKLAARVRTSPVAESGEDTVFPTTWREAWNWARVRTHLDAIEARDELLTLARRRREVETGLARFYQEMVAKAAWLATKKNATPKILQALAGYATAIRRIGQGTGPNATRYRRDAREMMFDAAGAVPCWIMNHNRISEAMPADIGAFDLVIVDEASQSDLWALPAILRGKKILVVGDDKQVSPDGGFIDSSRIQELLDRFLVDQPYKSEMTPEKSLYDLAARVFAADQVMLREHFRCVPPIIAYSNRTFYQNQILPLRIPRASERIEPPLVDLYVEGGVRDHHDRNDCEAQAIADEIEAILKDERFSGRTIGVVSLLGTDQAKHIDSVVNQRCDAAELHRRKFLCGDARTFQGSERHIMFLSLVVDPTSCKALSGNMFDQRFNVAASRAQDRMYLVRSVTASDLSDKDLRMTLLSHFDKPLVMNTEETARLIDLCESGFEQQVYTELSNRGYRVIPQVKTGAYRIDMVVEGAGDIRLAIECDGDEFHGPDRWQHDMNRQRILERAGWVFWRCFASTWTLRKDEVLFELLQRLHAMGIDPLGAVERASTSVEKRTWRPPVEEVLVSAPQSGLLHL; encoded by the coding sequence ATGACGATTGCACTCTATGGCGACTTGTTTGCGCTGATGCATCAAATGGAAGCGGAGCAGACCAGCAAGCCCCAAGAATTGATATGGGGCGTTGGGGTGTCATCATGGGAGCTTGAGGCAGAGAACGGGCAGATTCCCTTTGAGTACCCGCTTCTAACTCAGACCATGGAAATCACTATCGACGATCAAACGATGGCGATTGATCTGCGTCCCCGTGCTACCGACACGCGCGTTGAACTGGACGCTTTTGTCGCCTGCCAGATCGTCGGCGCTATTGAGGTCGAGCGGGCAGCCGCCGCGCATCTTGCCAAGCACAAGGACAGTCCGGTTACGCCCTTTGACTCGGGAAGCTATACCGATGTCCTGAAGCTCATTGCTGGGAACCTGGATAGCGAGGGTGTGTACCGTGAAGTTCTGGCGCAGGGTGAAGCCGTCCCAGCACCGGGTAGGCATCTTGTCGTCACGGACGCTTGGGTTCTAATGTCGCGTCCTCGCGCGATCAATTACCTCTTCGATGATCTGAAGCGGCTGCAGGACAAGTTGGAAGACGGCTGCGAGATTTATGGTGGACCGCTCTCACTTGTCACGCCCCCGTCAGACCAGCCGATTGAGTTTGAACCCATCAGCTTTCGGGGGCTGTCTAGCCGGGGAAGCAGCGGTGCCGGTGGCGCTCCCGAAGAACTGTACTTCCCCCTGCCGTACAACGATGAGCAGGTGACTATTGTGCAGCGGCTGAAGCGCGCTGCCGGTGTGACCGTGCAGGGACCGCCGGGAACCGGCAAGACCCACACCATCGCAAATGTCATTTGCCACTATCTCGCAACGGGCAAGCGCGTACTCGTTACTTCACGAGGTGAAGCTGCGCTCGGCGTCCTGCAAGAGAAGATCCCCGAAGAGATTCGCGCTTTGACGGTTTCGCTGCTCACGAGCGATCGGGAAGGTATTCGACAATTTCAAGGTTCTATCGAGGCGATTCAGCATCGTGTATCCCAGATCAATCCGGAACTGACGCGCCAAGAGATTGCGCGGATTCAAAGCTCGATTGATCGTGCTCATTCGGAGCTAATCACCATCGACCGCAAGGTCGATGAGATTGCCCTTCAGCAGCTCTCGACAATCGAAGTTGACGGAGTACCGATGCGCGCCCAGGCGCTCGCGGAGTTGGTGCTATCGGGGCTTGAGCGGTATGGCTGGTTTGAGGACTCCATTACCCTCTCCCCTGAGCACGCGCCTCCTCTGTTCTCTGATGAAGCGGGGCGACTCAGGGAAGCTCGCAGGAGGCTTGGTAAAGACCTTGTATATGTGCAGGCGCGTGTCCCTTCCGCAGATAGTTTCCCCTCGGTATCGGCTCTCGGAGACCTCCATGATGTGCTCGTGAAGAGGGAGAGCATCGAAAACGAGGTTCGCGAAGGCGATCTACTGCCTCTCAAAGCCAACACTCCAGAGGTGCTGGCGGCGACTCGCAAATTGCTCGTACTCACAGATGAAATGCTCGGCGTTCTCACTGAGTTGGAGGAGTTCGGTGACGAATGGCCCTTCGATCTACGCACCAAGTGTCGGCAATCCTCATTCGCATCAGAACGTGCAGCGTTGGAGTCGTTATTCGATGATCTTGACGCACTGATCCATGCACGAGCTGAGTTCCTGAAAGCTCCGATTGTGTTTCCCGAAGAAGGATTGAACGATCCGAAAACGGTAGAAGCTGTTGCCCGTGCTGTCGACACCGGCAAACCGTTCGGGTTTGTCTCGCTTGGGGCCTCCGATGCCAAAGGGCATATTGCGGCGATTCGTATCGAAGGTCGTCCGCCCTCGACCTCTGAGGACTGGATAAAGGTGCAGAGATGGCTCGGACTTCACTTGCAAATCCGCACCTTCAATACCCGGTGGAACGAACTGCATCAGCTCCTTTCTGTGCCGTCTCTCAGCGGAGGAGTAGGCGGCCTTCGTCAGCTTGAGGTTGTTGCGACTACTGCACGGAAAGCCCACACTTTGGCGACGCATCTTGATAAGCATTTCTTGAGTGGTACACGAGATGTCTTTGAACGGATGCCGCAGACATCCACGAGCATTACCCGCTCCGATTTGGAATCTGTTAGACAGCAGTTGTTGCGCCATTTGACCTTCGCCGATCTGTCGCGAGCAGCGATGCAACTGAGTGACTTTCAAGAAAAGCTCGCAGGTAAGTCTGGCCCGATATCGGATGCTCTTCGGCTGTTTGTTGAAAAGGCTCTTGGGAATGGCGACGTGCCCAGAGAACGTGTTTGCGCTCAATATGCCGAACTCATGGAAGAGTTGCGGCGCATTGGGGCGCTTGCGAATGATCTTTCATCCGTCCATGATTCCGCGCTGCGGCTTGAAGTAGCAGGTGCTCCCAAATTAGCTGCAAGAGTTAGAACTTCACCTGTTGCAGAATCGGGTGAAGATACCGTCTTCCCGACGACCTGGCGAGAGGCATGGAATTGGGCTCGCGTTCGCACTCATCTTGACGCGATTGAGGCCAGGGATGAACTCTTGACTTTGGCAAGACGGAGGCGAGAGGTAGAGACCGGACTCGCGAGGTTCTATCAAGAAATGGTCGCTAAAGCGGCATGGCTGGCGACGAAGAAAAACGCGACGCCGAAAATCTTGCAGGCTTTAGCCGGGTATGCCACTGCTATTCGGCGCATCGGTCAGGGGACTGGACCGAATGCCACTCGCTATCGGCGCGATGCGCGGGAGATGATGTTCGACGCGGCTGGTGCGGTGCCTTGCTGGATTATGAATCACAACCGAATCTCGGAGGCGATGCCCGCTGACATCGGTGCATTTGATTTGGTTATCGTAGACGAAGCAAGCCAGTCGGATTTGTGGGCATTGCCCGCGATCTTGAGAGGTAAGAAGATTCTTGTAGTCGGTGATGACAAGCAGGTATCTCCAGACGGCGGATTCATTGACAGCAGCCGCATTCAAGAACTGCTAGACCGATTCCTAGTCGATCAACCATACAAGTCTGAGATGACACCCGAGAAGTCGCTCTACGATCTCGCTGCGAGGGTATTCGCCGCCGATCAGGTAATGTTGCGAGAGCACTTTCGCTGTGTGCCTCCAATCATTGCTTACTCAAACCGAACCTTCTACCAGAACCAGATTCTTCCTCTGCGAATCCCTCGGGCATCCGAGAGGATCGAACCTCCACTTGTTGACCTCTATGTAGAGGGCGGTGTCAGGGATCATCACGACCGAAACGATTGTGAAGCGCAAGCAATCGCAGATGAGATTGAAGCGATCCTGAAAGATGAAAGATTTTCAGGTCGAACGATTGGCGTTGTGTCCCTGCTTGGAACGGATCAAGCTAAGCATATTGACTCTGTCGTGAACCAGAGATGTGATGCGGCGGAATTGCATCGCAGGAAGTTCTTGTGTGGTGATGCCCGCACATTCCAGGGCAGTGAGCGGCACATAATGTTCTTGTCTTTAGTTGTAGACCCCACCAGTTGTAAAGCGCTTTCAGGCAACATGTTCGATCAGAGATTCAACGTAGCAGCTAGCCGTGCGCAAGATCGAATGTACCTTGTCAGATCTGTCACCGCGTCTGATCTCTCAGACAAAGATTTGAGAATGACATTGCTGTCGCATTTCGATAAGCCGCTCGTCATGAATACGGAGGAGACGGCGCGACTTATCGACCTCTGTGAATCAGGATTCGAACAGCAGGTTTACACGGAGTTGAGCAATCGCGGATACCGAGTGATTCCGCAAGTGAAAACTGGTGCGTACCGAATCGATATGGTAGTCGAAGGCGCTGGTGATATCCGTCTTGCTATTGAATGTGACGGCGACGAATTTCATGGGCCGGATCGTTGGCAGCACGATATGAATCGACAGCGCATTCTTGAACGTGCGGGCTGGGTTTTCTGGCGCTGCTTCGCTTCGACGTGGACGTTGCGAAAAGATGAAGTCTTGTTTGAGCTGCTTCAGCGGTTACACGCAATGGGAATTGATCCTCTCGGCGCGGTGGAACGAGCAAGTACGTCGGTTGAGAAGCGTACTTGGAGGCCCCCGGTAGAGGAGGTCTTAGTGAGTGCGCCTCAGAGCGGACTATTGCATCTCTAA
- a CDS encoding site-specific integrase gives MARPRGTGSLYQRKDSAVWWIKYHRNGRSFRESTRTEDKRIATRILGKRLAEISTNTFVGPTHERITVGELADDLFRDYRINGRKTTDDVQTRWRLHIEPFFGSRRVIEVTSDLVAKYVDHRQSEQASNATINREMAALKRMFRIGMFATPPKVFRLPKFPKLTEDNIRTGFLEDAQYRKLIAYCPDLWFQTIVEMGRTYGWRISELINLKVGQIDVAARTIRLEPGTTKNKDGREVTMTANIHALLTQCVAGKSADSAVLTRPDGKPVRDFRETWANACKSAGVPGLLFHDLRRTAARNLRRAGIAEGVIMKIGGWRTRSVFERYAIVSQTDIAEALKKLEMQ, from the coding sequence ATGGCACGTCCTCGGGGAACCGGAAGTCTTTATCAGCGGAAAGACAGCGCCGTGTGGTGGATCAAGTACCACCGCAACGGAAGATCATTTCGTGAATCGACTCGCACGGAAGACAAGCGCATCGCGACTAGAATCCTGGGCAAGCGCCTTGCTGAAATCAGCACCAATACTTTCGTCGGGCCGACGCATGAGCGCATCACGGTGGGCGAATTGGCCGACGATCTCTTCCGCGATTACCGCATCAATGGGCGGAAGACGACCGATGATGTACAGACTCGCTGGCGGCTACATATCGAGCCGTTTTTCGGGTCGCGCCGGGTCATAGAAGTCACGAGCGATCTGGTGGCGAAATACGTTGACCACCGGCAGAGTGAACAGGCCTCGAATGCGACAATCAATCGCGAGATGGCGGCTCTCAAACGGATGTTCCGTATCGGCATGTTCGCCACACCGCCAAAAGTCTTCCGTCTGCCCAAATTTCCCAAGCTCACTGAGGACAACATCCGTACCGGCTTCCTCGAAGACGCACAGTACAGAAAGCTGATCGCATACTGTCCCGATCTCTGGTTCCAAACGATAGTCGAGATGGGCCGGACATACGGGTGGAGAATCAGCGAACTCATCAACCTCAAGGTGGGGCAAATCGATGTCGCCGCAAGGACGATTCGCCTGGAACCTGGCACCACAAAAAACAAGGACGGACGCGAGGTGACAATGACCGCGAACATCCATGCTCTACTGACTCAATGTGTCGCCGGGAAGTCTGCGGATTCCGCGGTGCTAACCCGCCCCGATGGGAAACCGGTAAGGGACTTCCGCGAGACGTGGGCGAACGCCTGTAAGTCTGCCGGAGTGCCGGGGCTTCTCTTCCACGATCTCCGCCGCACTGCGGCCCGTAATCTGCGTCGTGCTGGGATCGCGGAAGGCGTCATCATGAAGATCGGAGGCTGGCGCACTCGTAGCGTATTCGAGCGCTATGCCATCGTCTCGCAGACAGATATTGCAGAGGCCCTTAAGAAGTTAGAGATGCAATAG